From a single Candidatus Krumholzibacteriota bacterium genomic region:
- a CDS encoding penicillin-binding protein activator: MRMRSLLFLVLVYLSCASVPPAVQTEKSDDEIREGLLTKIRTSVFEEDHKEIRKKGLLYIEKYGGSSEIPEVRICVGKASLNLGYLTEARTVLLPLAGGDASPSDRREALRLLARVDMENGRYQDAAEELLDAIGAGMNDSEYQETRILLARISSLLSESQLDKLRVDYASIPGIDIILEQSLSYALAGSDTSRVSSLRRQLIAADSLRVMPDRLITSRTVPAFDRKIEKTQNGDSRTIGLLCPMSGRFGRLGEAFLSGASTAMTEARMMGTIDIEIVVGDTKGSALEARELTERMIREEGVTSFVGGVLSSSTIAAAQAAQFNKVVLYSPVASEEGIDGIGDHIFQARTSSDAELIALARIACSIMGKRRIAFLSADGHRSREYEALFRESVELLGASLVVCDYYDQGNTDFKVNIERLRGADPDALFIASDVEDLILILPQLSFYEFGVQLLGTSAWNSNNLLRMAGRDMEGAVFPAVIDLKDDEEAYRSAAAFTDRQAVDVNRFVIGGYIGVRKMLEAVAQSRRNGSSIREEMSKSLENNQHQYIELVSGKGILFYTIRNEKVIDYMTLTLHR, translated from the coding sequence ATGAGGATGAGATCTTTATTATTCCTGGTTCTTGTCTACCTTTCATGCGCGTCGGTCCCGCCAGCGGTCCAGACGGAAAAGTCAGATGATGAGATCAGGGAAGGGCTTCTTACGAAGATAAGGACTTCCGTATTTGAGGAGGATCATAAGGAAATCAGGAAGAAGGGCCTTCTCTATATTGAAAAATACGGGGGAAGCAGTGAAATACCAGAGGTAAGGATCTGCGTCGGAAAAGCGTCGTTGAATCTCGGGTATCTGACCGAGGCAAGGACAGTCCTTCTTCCACTCGCCGGTGGAGACGCCTCTCCATCTGACAGAAGAGAGGCACTGCGGCTTCTCGCCCGGGTCGACATGGAAAATGGCAGATATCAGGATGCCGCCGAAGAACTTCTCGATGCCATAGGCGCCGGGATGAATGATTCGGAATATCAGGAGACAAGGATCCTGCTTGCCCGGATCTCCAGCCTGCTTTCAGAAAGCCAGCTGGACAAGCTTAGGGTCGACTACGCTTCGATTCCTGGAATCGATATAATACTCGAACAATCACTTTCCTACGCGCTGGCGGGAAGTGATACGTCCCGGGTCTCATCTCTGAGACGCCAGCTCATTGCCGCCGACTCTCTCAGGGTGATGCCTGACCGCCTGATAACAAGCAGGACCGTACCTGCTTTCGACAGAAAGATCGAAAAGACGCAGAATGGCGATAGCCGGACGATCGGTCTTCTCTGCCCCATGAGCGGGAGATTCGGCCGTCTTGGAGAGGCATTTCTCTCCGGAGCTTCGACGGCAATGACTGAAGCCCGGATGATGGGAACAATCGATATAGAGATCGTTGTCGGTGATACAAAGGGGAGCGCCCTGGAAGCCCGCGAATTGACTGAAAGAATGATCAGGGAAGAAGGAGTGACGTCATTTGTCGGGGGAGTCCTGAGTTCTTCCACTATTGCCGCGGCGCAGGCCGCCCAGTTCAATAAAGTTGTTCTATACTCTCCAGTCGCTTCCGAAGAAGGTATCGACGGGATCGGAGATCATATCTTCCAGGCGCGGACCAGTTCAGATGCCGAGTTGATCGCTCTCGCGAGGATCGCCTGTTCGATCATGGGAAAAAGAAGGATCGCCTTCCTTTCAGCCGATGGGCATCGTTCAAGAGAATACGAGGCTCTTTTCCGTGAGTCGGTGGAACTGCTCGGTGCCTCTCTGGTCGTCTGCGATTATTACGACCAGGGCAATACAGATTTCAAGGTAAATATCGAACGCCTGCGCGGTGCCGATCCCGACGCGCTGTTCATAGCTTCCGACGTGGAAGACCTGATTCTGATCCTTCCACAGCTGTCATTCTATGAATTCGGCGTCCAGTTGCTCGGAACCAGCGCGTGGAACTCGAATAATCTGCTCCGAATGGCAGGTCGGGACATGGAAGGCGCTGTCTTCCCGGCAGTAATCGATCTCAAGGATGATGAAGAGGCATACAGATCTGCTGCCGCCTTTACGGACAGGCAGGCGGTCGATGTCAATCGATTCGTCATAGGCGGATATATCGGTGTCAGAAAAATGCTGGAAGCCGTCGCGCAAAGCAGGCGGAATGGAAGTTCCATAAGGGAAGAGATGTCAAAGTCCCTGGAGAATAACCAGCATCAATACATCGAACTCGTCTCGGGAAAAGGGATCCTGTTCTACACGATCAGAAATGAAAAAGTCATTGATTACATGACCCTGACGCTCCACAGGTAG
- a CDS encoding L-seryl-tRNA(Sec) selenium transferase: protein MSIFIKTEKFIQTSLKKLPSVEKVLGDEQVSSLISNYSRNGITRIVREKIDAYRAVLLKDTAEDKSSEIILGEIVTAVAEEIGSISAVHPRRVINASGVVLHTNLGRAVLSESARSALEYVSAGYVDLEIDMASGQRTERDAKAARLLSLLTGSESALVVNNTAAAVLLAVNTFAGEGAVAVSRGELVEIGGSFRLPEILSSAARQVIEVGTTNRTHPGDYKEAIERGATLLLKVHTSNYRILGYTDDVELEKLVEIGRANDIPVMYDQGSGILFPFGKGGPEGEADAGALIKSGVDILCFSADKALGGPQAGLIAGRSGPVERLRKNHLSRALRVDKLTLAALEAVLLQYWTGRTDQIPAINMILESVESIGKKAEKFSAVLSKKLSPGCKVTLVEGESSIGGGSFPIDPLPTILVRIELDPGVAVKLSALLRGLDPAILVRIKDDSIYLDLRTVTGEEEEIIGKSLAMGIKEISGR, encoded by the coding sequence ATGTCTATTTTTATCAAAACGGAGAAGTTTATCCAGACAAGTCTGAAAAAGCTCCCTTCAGTAGAGAAGGTCCTCGGCGACGAGCAGGTCTCTTCACTCATCTCGAATTACTCGAGGAATGGTATCACGAGGATCGTCAGAGAGAAGATTGACGCGTATCGCGCGGTATTACTGAAGGATACGGCTGAAGACAAGAGCAGCGAAATAATACTCGGTGAGATAGTCACCGCGGTTGCCGAAGAGATCGGATCGATAAGCGCGGTACATCCGAGAAGGGTCATAAACGCTTCGGGAGTCGTGCTGCACACAAATCTCGGCAGAGCGGTGTTGAGCGAATCGGCCCGATCAGCCCTTGAGTATGTTTCGGCTGGATACGTGGATCTTGAGATCGATATGGCCAGCGGACAGAGGACCGAGCGCGACGCAAAGGCGGCGAGGCTTCTCAGTCTTCTTACCGGTTCGGAAAGCGCGCTGGTAGTGAATAATACAGCCGCGGCAGTGCTTCTTGCCGTAAATACATTCGCCGGTGAGGGAGCTGTCGCAGTCTCCAGGGGAGAACTGGTCGAGATAGGAGGCAGCTTCAGACTGCCTGAGATACTGTCATCGGCAGCGCGGCAGGTCATCGAGGTAGGTACGACAAACAGGACTCACCCGGGGGATTATAAGGAAGCGATAGAAAGGGGCGCGACTCTTCTTCTTAAGGTCCATACGAGTAATTACAGGATCCTTGGATATACGGACGATGTGGAACTTGAAAAACTGGTCGAGATCGGAAGAGCAAACGATATCCCGGTAATGTACGATCAGGGGAGCGGAATACTCTTTCCTTTCGGCAAGGGAGGACCCGAGGGCGAGGCGGACGCTGGCGCGCTGATCAAAAGCGGTGTGGACATCCTGTGTTTCAGTGCGGACAAGGCTCTCGGTGGACCGCAGGCCGGACTGATAGCAGGCAGGTCGGGACCTGTTGAAAGACTGAGGAAAAATCATCTCAGCAGGGCTCTAAGAGTGGATAAACTGACCCTGGCAGCTCTTGAAGCTGTATTGCTCCAGTACTGGACCGGCCGGACCGACCAGATCCCGGCGATCAATATGATATTGGAGAGCGTTGAATCGATCGGGAAAAAAGCTGAAAAGTTTTCCGCCGTTTTATCGAAAAAGTTGTCCCCTGGCTGTAAAGTGACTCTTGTCGAGGGAGAATCATCGATCGGGGGAGGGAGTTTTCCGATAGATCCTCTTCCGACCATACTTGTCAGGATCGAACTGGATCCAGGTGTGGCGGTAAAGCTTTCGGCGCTGCTTCGCGGGCTTGATCCGGCGATCCTCGTGAGGATCAAGGATGATTCGATATATCTGGATCTCAGGACTGTGACAGGCGAAGAGGAAGAGATCATCGGGAAGAGCCTGGCAATGGGAATCAAGGAGATTTCAGGGAGGTAG
- a CDS encoding energy transducer TonB, which translates to MGKIVEYDRKLTKRLILTIPIALITLLLLLFSAERSRVVDRIFSVGYEGEERFVPEITIIDDRGIEAEVFSEERHDIVVREMDLVSEEEEDIEEENPRISTAPEKEIEEITFDEVIDDNYVRTYPSHTDVPYRQDYVILRMIQPEYPQDAMLKRSEGYVLVEVYINERGLVDEAYVRKVFGMKSFEEASIKAVRQFEFKPVIEDGTPRSFWISFLISFRLTG; encoded by the coding sequence ATGGGAAAAATAGTAGAATACGACAGAAAACTCACAAAGAGACTCATCCTGACGATCCCGATCGCTCTGATCACTCTTCTTCTCCTACTTTTCAGCGCTGAACGTTCCAGAGTCGTGGACAGGATATTTTCCGTAGGTTACGAAGGAGAAGAGAGGTTTGTACCGGAAATAACTATCATCGACGACAGAGGGATAGAGGCAGAGGTCTTTTCCGAGGAACGCCACGACATCGTCGTTCGCGAAATGGACCTGGTCAGCGAAGAAGAGGAAGATATTGAGGAAGAAAACCCCCGGATCTCCACTGCTCCCGAAAAAGAAATCGAAGAAATCACCTTCGACGAAGTGATCGATGATAACTACGTCCGCACCTATCCCTCCCATACCGATGTACCTTACAGGCAGGATTATGTGATACTCCGGATGATCCAGCCGGAATATCCTCAGGACGCGATGTTAAAGAGATCTGAAGGGTATGTCCTGGTCGAGGTATATATCAATGAGAGAGGTCTGGTCGATGAGGCATATGTGAGAAAAGTCTTCGGAATGAAAAGTTTCGAAGAAGCTTCGATCAAAGCTGTTCGCCAGTTTGAATTCAAACCTGTCATCGAAGACGGAACGCCAAGATCGTTCTGGATAAGTTTTCTCATCAGTTTCAGACTGACAGGTTGA
- a CDS encoding N-acetylmuramoyl-L-alanine amidase has protein sequence MNRARTCRIAALTFIILLSGCASKQTSWERLYLRLSEDPGKADATVLTGRKIVIDPGHGGYFEGATGIDSLTEAEVNLGVALYLWGLLNDAGVDVVMTRTNDRDFLPDSSLALGDDLAERTRVANSFDPDVFLSIHHNSNISLDRKKNSIEVYYRATDPDASMELATDIQTHLSRNLGIEGSSIKPGSYYVLRNSLARASVLGEASYISHPGIEKKLRISSKQRLEAEAYFLGLISYFSRGIPVISPVDLPGDTIGRPEIISFTVAPGASIPVDPSSVGILDNGRRVPAVWDPLLGRISYALPYDAPNGKYRFQAYARSILGGSCLSTPFEILLTRPARHIIALPFENSAGPYLSLSVKILDQFGEPVADGQPLKVTLTGSGKVLKGRSKKGVFRFRSARSSLDQGLIFEVPGLCDTLFFTPGDDRMTLSLIVTDRASGKDIDDAAAFFPDGTLCAAGAAGVLSIPASLSASPITITAPGYRRVELDEIAPAGDTGRTVVILEPLLGGIFHGKKIVIDPAGGGTEDSGLGPMRLRGATVNLDIAKQMRDILTTAGAEIILTREGEESLSLDDRIERTNRFRGDLALGLYFGSELPAGSDEPLFLHYPGSEKGSRIAGSLKEMSGNIPPFKNPLISESSHLFLQQTNLPACEIHAALNGETEKIFSSQLWRQMQANSIVTGLARFFAPDPTIFHSHDITISRSGSPVRGAIVSVDGLFTSMTDDNGVVSYGLLDEGSHILSIILPGNEKMILRHLQLPGATEGNSMIDVDL, from the coding sequence ATGAACCGCGCCCGGACCTGCCGAATAGCCGCACTGACCTTCATTATCCTGCTCTCAGGATGTGCTTCGAAACAGACTTCATGGGAGCGTCTTTACCTCCGTTTGAGCGAGGATCCGGGAAAAGCCGACGCGACAGTACTTACAGGCAGAAAGATCGTTATCGATCCCGGCCATGGAGGATATTTCGAAGGAGCGACCGGAATCGATTCGCTCACTGAAGCGGAAGTCAACCTTGGCGTCGCCCTCTATTTATGGGGACTTCTCAACGATGCCGGAGTTGATGTCGTCATGACAAGGACGAATGACCGGGATTTTCTTCCTGACAGCTCCCTTGCTCTCGGAGACGATCTCGCTGAAAGGACCAGGGTCGCCAACTCCTTCGACCCGGATGTCTTTTTATCGATACATCATAATTCCAATATTTCTCTCGACAGAAAAAAGAACAGCATAGAAGTCTATTACCGCGCCACAGATCCTGACGCTTCGATGGAACTGGCGACGGACATACAGACGCACCTGTCTAGAAACCTCGGAATAGAGGGATCGTCAATAAAACCTGGAAGCTACTATGTTCTAAGAAATTCTCTCGCCAGGGCCTCTGTGCTGGGAGAGGCCAGTTACATCTCGCATCCGGGAATCGAAAAGAAACTGAGGATCTCATCAAAACAGAGACTTGAAGCGGAAGCGTATTTCCTCGGCCTGATATCATATTTCTCCAGGGGCATCCCCGTAATCAGTCCGGTTGACCTCCCGGGGGACACTATCGGTCGACCGGAGATTATCTCTTTTACAGTGGCCCCTGGCGCCTCGATACCTGTAGACCCCTCCTCGGTCGGCATTCTGGACAATGGCAGAAGAGTCCCCGCCGTCTGGGATCCTTTGCTCGGCAGGATATCATACGCCCTGCCTTACGACGCCCCAAACGGAAAATACCGTTTTCAGGCTTACGCGAGAAGCATCCTTGGCGGCAGCTGCCTCAGTACGCCGTTTGAGATCTTATTAACCAGGCCGGCAAGACATATAATCGCGTTACCTTTTGAAAATTCGGCAGGACCTTATCTCTCGCTTTCCGTAAAGATACTCGATCAGTTTGGCGAGCCTGTAGCTGACGGACAGCCTTTAAAGGTGACACTGACGGGATCGGGAAAAGTGCTGAAAGGAAGATCTAAAAAAGGAGTCTTCCGATTCAGATCGGCAAGGAGTTCTCTCGACCAAGGACTTATATTCGAAGTCCCCGGTCTCTGCGACACGCTCTTTTTCACCCCTGGCGATGACCGGATGACTCTTTCTCTTATAGTAACTGACCGTGCAAGCGGAAAAGATATCGATGACGCCGCTGCCTTTTTCCCTGACGGGACTCTGTGCGCGGCCGGCGCCGCCGGAGTTCTGTCGATCCCCGCCTCTCTTTCCGCGAGTCCGATCACGATAACCGCCCCCGGCTATCGCCGGGTCGAGCTTGATGAGATCGCACCTGCCGGCGACACCGGTCGGACTGTGGTCATTCTTGAACCCCTCCTTGGTGGAATATTTCATGGCAAGAAGATCGTGATCGATCCTGCCGGGGGAGGTACGGAAGATTCCGGCCTGGGACCGATGCGGCTCAGGGGAGCGACTGTCAACCTCGATATCGCCAAACAGATGAGGGATATCCTCACGACAGCCGGGGCAGAAATCATCCTCACGCGCGAGGGGGAGGAATCACTTTCGCTCGACGACAGGATCGAAAGGACAAACAGGTTTCGCGGAGATCTCGCCCTCGGCCTCTATTTCGGTTCAGAATTGCCCGCAGGATCGGACGAGCCGCTCTTCCTGCATTACCCGGGAAGTGAAAAGGGTAGCAGGATAGCTGGCAGCCTGAAAGAGATGTCCGGCAATATTCCACCTTTTAAAAATCCCCTGATATCGGAGTCGTCCCATCTCTTTCTCCAGCAGACCAATCTTCCCGCGTGCGAGATCCATGCCGCGCTGAACGGAGAGACGGAAAAGATATTCTCCTCTCAGCTCTGGCGACAGATGCAGGCCAACTCCATCGTAACCGGCCTGGCAAGGTTTTTTGCCCCTGACCCAACGATTTTTCACAGTCATGACATAACCATATCAAGATCCGGATCGCCAGTTCGGGGCGCTATCGTATCTGTCGACGGTCTTTTCACCTCGATGACTGACGATAACGGCGTCGTTTCATACGGGCTCCTGGACGAAGGATCCCATATCCTGTCTATCATCCTTCCCGGAAATGAAAAGATGATATTAAGACATTTACAGTTACCAGGCGCCACCGAAGGCAATTCGATGATCGACGTCGATTTATGA
- a CDS encoding peptidyl-prolyl cis-trans isomerase: MTGKKILLAVFLMIPGLILVSCGEKDKPLQINEGVAARIGDRKLTESEIDEIFETLPENQKDDFKGPRGRAKFVDMVINDELLFLAAKNMNLANDPETKKQIEVVTRKVLVSAYYKKQIFDKIEISDEEIESYYKDHEERYTNKAIIKAQHIFSVDSMKCVAWKKRIENGEKFSAIAKAESEDKSSAEAYGSLGYFNTDGYVKFIGDSKEFNDAIKDLETGEMSDVIKHRKGYSLVRINDKKPESLKPLSEVRKSIIDIIKQEKAKASMEVEIESLRDKFKPVNYAQEVVIATTRTPEQLWEIAQAEDAAYTRVLYYRELVNKYPEHKYAAQALFMIGFVYGEELKDLTQAQRTYNELLEKYPDSEVAKSAEWMLENLHKEHPKFESIENVHEEMKKESE; the protein is encoded by the coding sequence ATGACAGGGAAAAAAATACTGTTGGCAGTATTTTTAATGATACCGGGATTGATTCTCGTATCATGCGGGGAAAAGGACAAACCCCTGCAGATCAATGAAGGCGTTGCCGCCAGGATCGGAGACAGGAAATTGACGGAAAGTGAGATCGACGAGATCTTCGAGACCCTGCCCGAAAATCAGAAAGATGATTTCAAAGGACCGAGAGGAAGGGCGAAGTTCGTCGATATGGTAATAAATGATGAACTGCTCTTCCTTGCCGCGAAAAACATGAATCTCGCGAATGATCCCGAGACGAAGAAACAGATAGAGGTCGTGACGAGGAAGGTGCTCGTCTCCGCCTATTACAAAAAGCAGATCTTCGATAAAATCGAGATCTCTGATGAAGAGATCGAATCGTATTATAAAGACCATGAAGAAAGGTACACAAACAAGGCGATAATAAAAGCCCAGCATATTTTTTCCGTCGACAGCATGAAATGCGTCGCCTGGAAGAAAAGGATCGAAAATGGGGAAAAATTCAGCGCCATTGCCAAAGCCGAGTCAGAGGACAAATCCTCGGCGGAAGCTTACGGGTCGCTCGGTTATTTCAACACTGACGGTTATGTCAAATTCATCGGTGATTCAAAGGAGTTCAATGACGCTATTAAAGACCTCGAAACAGGCGAGATGAGCGATGTTATCAAACATAGAAAGGGATATTCGCTCGTTCGCATAAACGATAAAAAACCGGAATCGTTAAAACCTCTTTCCGAGGTGAGAAAGAGCATAATCGATATAATAAAGCAGGAAAAAGCGAAAGCCTCGATGGAGGTCGAGATAGAGTCATTGAGAGATAAATTCAAACCGGTAAATTATGCCCAGGAAGTCGTCATCGCGACGACCAGGACTCCCGAGCAGCTCTGGGAGATCGCCCAGGCTGAAGACGCCGCGTATACCCGCGTTCTTTATTACAGGGAACTCGTCAACAAATATCCGGAACATAAATATGCCGCGCAGGCGCTTTTTATGATCGGATTCGTCTATGGAGAAGAACTGAAGGACCTCACCCAGGCGCAGAGGACGTATAACGAACTCCTGGAAAAATATCCTGATTCTGAAGTCGCCAAATCGGCTGAATGGATGCTGGAAAATCTTCACAAGGAACATCCTAAATTCGAATCGATTGAAAATGTCCATGAAGAGATGAAGAAGGAAAGCGAGTAG
- a CDS encoding bifunctional nuclease family protein has protein sequence MELIQVYVSAIAIDKEREHPVVLLKAEGDEEIMPIWIGPAEASAIYTALSGSTFERPMTHDLLKLIVEELGAVVSAIEITGMQKDTYFARIILQRGEEVFYIDARPSDSISLALRCGSPLFMEKELFHKFKRDLKVGKNAGEEIKKHFRELDPGEFGDIDL, from the coding sequence ATGGAACTTATCCAGGTCTACGTAAGCGCGATAGCGATCGACAAGGAGAGGGAGCATCCCGTCGTCCTTCTCAAGGCGGAGGGTGATGAGGAGATAATGCCGATATGGATAGGTCCCGCTGAGGCGTCTGCAATTTATACTGCCCTCTCCGGCAGTACTTTTGAAAGACCTATGACGCATGATCTGCTCAAACTGATAGTCGAGGAACTCGGAGCTGTCGTGAGCGCCATCGAGATAACAGGGATGCAGAAAGACACATACTTCGCGCGGATCATCCTTCAAAGAGGAGAGGAAGTCTTTTATATAGACGCCAGACCGAGTGATTCGATATCGCTGGCGCTGCGCTGCGGTTCACCGCTTTTCATGGAGAAGGAACTTTTTCATAAATTCAAAAGGGACCTGAAAGTCGGGAAGAACGCCGGGGAAGAGATCAAAAAACATTTCAGGGAACTCGACCCGGGCGAATTCGGAGATATTGATCTATAG
- a CDS encoding gamma carbonic anhydrase family protein, producing the protein MIEPFQGISPVIGSDVYIAGSASVIGEVTIGNRSSVWHGAVVRGDCWKISIGESTNIQDCCVCHVTTGGPPLIIGDNVTVGHGAVLHSCMIGNGSLIGMGAVVLDGAEIGEGSIIAANSVVLENTVIPPGSLVAGVPGSVKKKIDADSRSRLVEQAREYHQLALSYLGSGNFSR; encoded by the coding sequence TTGATCGAGCCTTTTCAGGGGATCAGCCCCGTCATCGGCAGTGATGTATATATAGCCGGCAGCGCGAGCGTAATCGGAGAGGTGACTATCGGCAACCGGTCGAGCGTGTGGCATGGGGCGGTCGTGAGGGGTGACTGTTGGAAGATCAGCATCGGCGAATCGACGAACATTCAGGATTGCTGCGTCTGTCACGTGACGACTGGAGGTCCGCCGCTGATAATAGGAGATAATGTGACTGTCGGGCACGGAGCAGTGCTTCACTCCTGCATGATCGGGAACGGATCGTTGATTGGTATGGGCGCGGTAGTCCTCGACGGAGCGGAGATCGGAGAGGGATCGATCATAGCGGCTAACAGTGTCGTGCTCGAGAATACCGTCATACCTCCCGGATCGCTGGTCGCCGGTGTTCCCGGGTCCGTGAAGAAAAAGATCGACGCGGATTCGCGGTCCAGGCTTGTCGAACAGGCGCGGGAATACCATCAACTGGCGTTGTCATATCTGGGATCAGGCAATTTCTCGCGTTAA
- a CDS encoding SPOR domain-containing protein, producing the protein MGDEEYGNVEDGLSGPCGGGGYSIFLDEKEMYAFMEEGDYSSSRNLDHFRNVEESIEKRMVEGEGFSVLAMSMLESRIARDFSVLQIGHLLSKNGKRVIIVDADFLSPGMNGLSGDIEDHGFLDLLLYGSSLKSVMKPTGIDGVHIAGPGSFPVSRTVPFALKEFGKIKDYLSSKSDIVIYCSTLYTEDKAINPLRQYVDSVLLCCSIEEMEEGELQKVLKDIGPELPSPDLVCFCSGKETAAGEEAEIEDEKIIDLEPESEILDPESPDEEIKPEFIEKSDEIDSVSRKENRRINVPRLAIIIISTLIVIFIIWWLTIDKSVQEKEGTDRMSELVLKQQDAREMAQKDDQEPAGEKVAEEGDKVETGAVSSGQDAGMSTEGSGLQTADVPDDQKPETRVDDSPDEKATPGEVTIAPEGTYYSVHIASFLDIGRAGTESDYFEKKNYDVRIMEVELKGRTWFRVYIGEFRTKEEAEAMRTELLSFRRIAEARVMNVKYN; encoded by the coding sequence ATGGGCGATGAAGAGTACGGAAATGTCGAAGATGGTCTTTCAGGACCCTGTGGTGGAGGCGGTTACTCGATCTTTCTCGATGAGAAAGAGATGTACGCCTTCATGGAGGAGGGAGATTACTCTTCTTCGCGAAATCTCGACCATTTTCGTAATGTTGAGGAATCTATTGAAAAAAGAATGGTGGAAGGAGAGGGATTCTCCGTCCTTGCCATGTCGATGCTCGAGAGCCGGATCGCCAGGGATTTTTCGGTCTTGCAGATAGGTCATCTGCTGTCGAAGAACGGTAAAAGGGTGATAATCGTCGACGCGGATTTCCTGAGCCCGGGGATGAACGGTCTGTCGGGTGATATCGAAGACCATGGATTTCTTGACCTGCTGCTCTATGGAAGCTCTCTTAAATCAGTCATGAAACCGACAGGTATAGACGGTGTTCACATAGCCGGTCCAGGATCTTTCCCCGTATCGAGGACGGTGCCGTTTGCCCTGAAGGAGTTTGGAAAGATCAAGGATTACCTGTCGAGCAAATCGGATATAGTCATATACTGTTCCACGCTTTATACGGAAGACAAGGCGATAAACCCGCTGAGACAGTACGTGGACAGCGTACTTCTCTGTTGCAGCATAGAAGAGATGGAAGAAGGGGAACTTCAGAAAGTCCTGAAGGATATCGGGCCTGAATTGCCTTCACCGGACCTGGTCTGTTTCTGCTCTGGAAAGGAAACGGCCGCCGGCGAAGAGGCAGAGATCGAAGATGAGAAGATAATAGACCTCGAACCTGAATCGGAGATCCTCGACCCCGAATCACCTGACGAGGAGATCAAACCGGAATTCATAGAGAAATCGGACGAGATCGACTCGGTCTCGAGGAAAGAGAACAGAAGGATAAACGTTCCAAGACTTGCCATCATCATCATCTCGACACTGATAGTAATCTTTATCATATGGTGGTTGACGATCGACAAGTCTGTCCAGGAAAAAGAAGGTACAGACAGGATGTCGGAACTTGTCCTTAAACAACAGGACGCGAGGGAGATGGCGCAGAAGGACGATCAGGAACCGGCCGGGGAAAAGGTCGCCGAAGAAGGGGATAAGGTAGAAACCGGGGCTGTTTCTTCCGGACAGGACGCCGGGATGTCGACTGAGGGAAGCGGGCTTCAGACCGCGGACGTTCCGGATGATCAAAAACCGGAGACGAGGGTGGATGATTCACCGGATGAAAAGGCCACTCCCGGGGAGGTCACGATAGCTCCAGAGGGGACTTATTATTCGGTACATATAGCTTCTTTTCTCGATATCGGTAGAGCAGGGACCGAAAGCGACTATTTCGAGAAAAAGAATTACGATGTGCGGATAATGGAAGTTGAACTGAAGGGAAGAACATGGTTCAGGGTGTATATAGGTGAATTCAGGACGAAGGAGGAAGCTGAAGCGATGCGTACGGAGCTTCTCTCCTTCAGAAGGATAGCTGAAGCCAGAGTAATGAATGTGAAATATAACTAG